The Mytilus galloprovincialis chromosome 3, xbMytGall1.hap1.1, whole genome shotgun sequence genomic interval tagttatcaaaggtaccagggttataatttagtacgccagacgcgcgtttcgtctacataagactcatcaatgatgctcatatcaaaatatttataaagccaaacaagtacaaagttgaagagcattgaggatccaacattccaaaaagttgcgccaaatacggttaaggtaatctatgcctgggataagaaaaagcGTTTGTATTAAACCGTAGTGGCAGTTGAGTATTTGTAAGTATAAAGACATATACCTACTTCGTATTAAACTGTTCAGGCAGTTTGCAAGTTTCTTGAGCAGGAACCTGAGTCCAGTTAGTTGACAACGTTACCATTTTGTCTGCATCCAAAATTCCGAATGATAGAACCTGGCTCACTATAATATCAAAGTCGAAAATTGGAGATACTTATTAAAAGCACAGAAAGATAAATCAAGGGTACAAGAAATCACTACACTTAAGATTCAACGCCACATGCCCTTACAAAAACAAGACTTAACTCGGTTGTAATAATATGGTATTAGTTGGTCCTATTACATCAATAACACCAATCTAATCTCTTGTACTAAAATTCGGGAAATAGAAGGCCGTATCCGGTATCGTACCACAGACGATTTGTAGACGTCATGGACATTACCAATATCATTAACATTTTACATGTACAATTCGGCATATGTTACTAAATGCTATTTAACGTACTATTTACAATTGAAATTGTTTGAAACATTATACTCTTGATTTCTTTGATTGGCCTGGGTatgcaggttttttttaaagttttttcgaAGATTCTCCATTTTCTGCATTCAAACCAATAGGAAATTTGTACTTCGTTGCATGCTTTATCTTTGGATGTCACGTTCGCACACGAAATCCAAGAAATAAcaatgaatttacagtaaatgagTATATTGTTAATGCTTAAAATTGCATGTCCGTTTTCGTTGAGTTCCATCTTGCTTTGGTACATTTTCTTAGTGATTACGAACATAAACATGAAATCCAGTAAACTCTATCATTTATCGAGTTCACAAAATTAAGAGATTAGCGATATATCAATGAACACGCTATCCGAAATTATAGGGAACAAACAATAATAGACTATACGTTGACCTATAGCTGTTGATttttgtatcatttggtctcatgtggagaattgtctcattggcaagcataccaaattttctttttgtcgagccttcgacttaagtcgaaaaagcgaggctaagcgatcctacattccgtcgtcgtcggtggcgtcggcgtcgtccacaaatattcactctgtggttaaagtttttaaaattttaataactttcttaaactatccttggttggtatcaaacttggacagaagcttgtttatgatcataagatagtatccagaagtaaattttgcaaaaaaaataaatccatttttccgtatttaacttttaaatagacttagattttctgccaggaaacaacacattcactctgtggttaaactttttaaaattttaataactttcttaaactatcatcggttggtaccaaacttggacagaagcttgtttatgatcataagatagtatccagaagtaaattttgtaaaaaaggtaAATCCATTTTTccaaatttaacttttaaatggaCGTAGATTTTCTGTCAGAAAACAActcattcactctgtggttacacttttttaaattttaataactttcttatactattttggatttgtaccaaacttggacagaagcttgtttatgatcaaaagctagtatctagaaggaaattttgtaaataaataaatctatattttcatattttacttttaaatggacttagatttgctgccaggaaacaacacattcactctgtggttaaactttttaaaattttaataactttcttatactattttggatttttaCTTAACTTGGACAGACAGAAGcatgtttatgatcaaaagctagtatctaggaGGAAATTTTGTtatcttccagttaacattacattcagtctgcagttaaaagtttttaaacattaattagattcataaactatcctggatttttaccaaacttggacagaagcttcttacaatcaatagatagtatcaacaggaatatttcattgatttatttcctcatttgtgttgagcctgcgattaacagaaagagTAGGCTAGACaatgggttccgtggaacccttacgaattttttatatatattataagttattgtacggtactagtatacatatttgttaccGAGCAAACTGGAGACCGCACCCGGATGTGAAATTGTCTCGCTGTATTGAAAACCTAGGTGGACTTGAGATGTTGTCAGCTTTGTGGTTTGggtgttgcctctttgacatattccttgTTACCATTCTCTATTCCATagttattttcttttcttctttttaaatttgagttGATATTCGGAACTGATagctttaattttcatttttaatcctGTAATATACTATTGATTTGAAAGATCATGTGCTAGATGTACTTTTCAAATAccaaaaatgtatttgaaaaaatatgatacTGATGATAACTATGTCAATAATTTAACAGAACAAGAATACACAATAAaggttttttctcattgttgagggcTTCAAGGTTGATATAAGAcataagaattcaagaaaagaaatAAGGGCATGTGTGTAATGTCGACTGAACCAATGCATCAATAGTTATCTTTAAAATGCTTTGTTATTCGTTTTTCTTCTGCAACTGTCTTATATATCATTAAACATGCCTTCTTTTCCAGCACCATTTGTCTGCCAACGATCATAAGTGTCCGTTAAATTGGTTCGTGAAGACGAATACACAATTAAATGCTGTACATCTCTCCAGGTCAAATCTGGACTACAAAAGACACATCTATCATAGCATGTTATCACCTGTTAATACACATCTATCCAGGTCAAATCTGGACACCAAAAGACAGATCAATTACATCATGGTATCACCTTAACTTGTTAATTTTaaggttttttgtttgtttagggATACAAATTGTACTACCTATAATTGTTCCTATTGGTTCCAGCGTTATTTGAAGACGGAAGGCGCGTTTTGCGTACAAAATTGTAATCCGGGTttatttgatgagtttatccttTAGCAAAAATAAAAAGCGACAAAGTCGgtaatttgataaacaaaaatgttcaattgtaaaagtttactttcataCTTGGCTTGCAGAGCTAAAGCTATGATTCCAGCAACTATTGGCGCGGAATATGAAGTCCCTTCGATACCATCATCTGTACATCTACTTAATGTTGAAGTTGTCATCTAAAAAATAAGGTAGAGTTATATTTAGGAGAGTAATTACAGACTACTGTAGTGTAGCAAAAAGTCATGGTTAATCATACCTTTTATTTCTGCATTTATATACAACAGGAAAAAATTTCTTAACCGCTGACACTCTTGATTGATAAGGTTGAATGTCGCTTCTTTTTTGTTGTCATTtcgatgttgttgtttttttaacttcaCGGCATTAATGCTGTCTTTATATCTTCATTTCGATAGTCCTTGGCACCTTCGAcgagtgtttttattttttgtaccgGAAGTAATTAAATCGGTGACATATGTTGACATTTCAAGGATAAGCATTACTAAAGCATATTATTTCAATTGTTATTTTCTACACTTGATGCATTTCTTAATATTTAGCATTCAATCACGAACTTTAGATTTTAATGTGTTCTGGACACATGTTTCATTGCCTTAATATATTGTATATCTGCATTTATTCATGTTTAAAGAAAAACCATTGAAATTGAGAGAAGTAAGTATAATAATCAAGGTATTGATTTGTTTCAAacattttatattaaagaagtGTACTCTATCTTAAATACTTAACTGgatattttttaatctttcaactTTAATGTTATTCGAAGAATGACTACTTCTGCGATCATTATTGTTAATGATATTTATTCTAATTACCAAGTAAGAATCGGCGATACCACCATATACTGTCGCAAGTGAAGCAGCACACACTTCTGCGTAGTCGGCCTCTTTTCCAATTCCAAGGGCAGTAACTCCTATTGTGTATATACTGTTAGTGAACCCGTCAGCATTGCAATTATCATTCGATCCCCCATTTCCTGCAGACCAGGTGTAGATAATGCCTTTTCCAGATCTCCCCTGAATATATTGGttaatattttgttatgaattatgctagaaattatattttacttccatatgtattttaaaagatTGATTTTGTAAATGGGATTGGCACGTGTTGACCTTTTTGATGTGTGACTTGTTATGTATTCTAATTTCATACCTCATGTACATTGTATACTCTAATTATTATCACTGTATAGTTAAGTTTATATATGAAtttgctaattttttttaaccttattgaatatgtttttttttgtgatttccgCAAATTATACTTTATCACCAAATGCATACTTAAATGAATAGCACGACATATGACTCATATAAATTACTTGGTGGGTTTCATGTAGCTCGGTTCTGAGTTATCTTTGTTGTGTTTTcactacataagaaaatgcacgTACCAAGTCaaaaatgtgacagttgttatccattcgtttgaggtgtttgatgtgtttgacctttttattttgccatttgcttatggACTGTCCTATTCGAATTTTCATCggagcttgttttttttttttttttgttatttaactttttatacagTCATTTCACaatgtattaaataaaaataagtttaataatcaaatttttaaccttttttgcaTTATGTGCTATGGTTAAAGATGTTAGAAAATCCATACTGTCAAAGTCAATTAATTCCTCTGGTCCCCAACTGCAGGTATAAATGTCGACGTCACTATTATAATGTGAGAGTGCCTGTGCCTGCTCGAAATCTGTGACAGCAAAATCTCCAATCAGCCGGACACCTGACAGTGTATGCAGATAAAAGGTAAAGATAAACATACGTATGTTTGTCTGTTAAAGAGTTTTATTGATATCTTAAACACAGGCtaagtttctttaaaaatatccaTTTTCGAAGGATTTGATTACATACACGTCATTTGATgcgttgttttattttaatatcgtATTTACAATAGTTATGTAATGTACTAACAGAATGAAAATGATTGTCACATACTGAACAATACACCTTTGTCGTTCCACTAACTTTCTGAAAACAGGCATCATATTGTTTGTCCTACCTATTCATAATGTACTAATAAACTTTTtctctattgttgaagaccgtatgttgGCCTGTAAGTGTGTGTTGTTCAAAAGTGTGCATGGTTTGTTGTCTTAAATCAGTATTTGCAATTAGTaaataattgtattgtattttgagCTCCGACGACATCAATTAGTGATTTGATGAtagcaaattaagtttactgccTCGctcaaattatacatttaaaatttgtCAGACGCCGTCTCCACTTGCGCGTATAttttcatagcatcaattgttGCAACATATGTTATTATAAATTTCCGTAGGTGTGGCATATTTTGCACCTTtgtatcctggtacctttgaaaactattttcaccactgggtcgatgccactgctggtgaacgtttcgtcaccgagggtatcagcagcccagtagtcaacacttcggtgttgacatgaatatcaatgatatggtcattttataaatttcctgtttacaaaactttgatttttttcgaaaacCTAAGGACTttattatcccaggcatatattaccttagccgtatttggcacaactttttcgaattttgtatcctcaatactcttcaagtttgtacttgtttggctttataaatattttgatctgagtgtcactgatgaaacacgcgtctggcgtactaaattataatcctggtacctttgataactaattgcaATATTGATGTATGAATTAACAAAAGAAAGTGTTGTATACGCCATACCAACACCT includes:
- the LOC143066855 gene encoding neuroendocrine convertase 2-like; this encodes MDFLTSLTIAHNAKKGRSGKGIIYTWSAGNGGSNDNCNADGFTNSIYTIGVTALGIGKEADYAEVCAASLATVYGGIADSYLMTTSTLSRCTDDGIEGTSYSAPIVAGIIALALQANPDLTWRDVQHLIVYSSSRTNLTDTYDRWQTNGAGKEGMFNDI